Genomic window (Deltaproteobacteria bacterium):
CGACCACGACGAAAACGTCAGATTTTCCGCCGCCGAGGCCATCGCGCTGCACCCGCACGAGTCGGGCGCCGAACCGCTGCTGGACCGCCTGCTCGACGAGGAGGAAGAGAGCAAGCGGCTCAAGCTGCGCATCGCCGAGATCCTCGCCGACAACGCGATGGACGTCGGCGCGCGCAAGCACGAGCTCGCCGAGCTGTGCGACGGCGTGCTGGCTGGATACAAGGTTCACCACGAGAAGCTCGTCAAGGCCTGATGCCCAAGCGCGAAGACCTCGAGACCATCCTCATCGTCGGATCCGGGCCGATCGTGATCGGCCAGGCCTGCGAGTTCGACTACTCGGGCACCCAGGCGTGCAAGGCGCTGCGCGAGGAGGGCTATCGGGTCGTCCTGATCAACAGCAACCCGGCGACGATCATGACCGACCCGGAGTTCGCCGACGCGACGTACATCGAGCCGCTGACCGTCGACGTGCTCGACCAGGTGATCGCCGCCGAGAAACCGGACGCGTTGTTGCCCACGCTCGGCGGCCAGACCGCGCTCAACCTCGCGGTGGACGCCGCGCGCGCCGGCGTGCTCGCCCGCCACGGCGTCGAGTTGATCGGCGCCAGCGTCGAGGCGATCGAAAAGGCCGAGGACCGCGAGCAGTTCAAGCGCGCGATGGAGGCCATCGGCATCAAGGTCGCGCGGTCCGTCTACGTCCACTCGCTGGACGAAGCGAGGGCGCACGTCGACGACATCGGCTTCCCCGCGATCCTGCGCCCGTCGTTCACCATGGGCGGCGCCGGCGCCGCCATCGCGTACGACCCGAGTGAGTTCGACGAGCTGGTCGAATGGGGACTCGACCAAAGCCCGCGGCGCGAGATTTTGCTCGAGCAGTCCGTCCTCGGCTGGAAGGAATACGAGCTCGAGGTGATGCGCGACCGAAACGACAACGTCGTCATCATCTGCTCAATCGAAAACTTCGACCCGATGGGCATTCACACCGGCGACTCCATCACGGTGGCGCCGGCGATGACGCTTACCGACAAGGAGTACCAGCGCATGCGCGATGCAGCGCTGGCGATCATCCGCGAGATCGGCGTCGACACGGGCGGCTCCAACATCCAATTCGCGGTCGACCCGCGCACCGGCGAGCAGATCGTCATCGAGATGAACCCGCGCGTGTCGCGGTCGTCGGCGCTGGCGTCCAAGGCGACCGGTTTTCCGATCGCCAAACTCGCCGCGAAGCTCGCGGTCGGCTATTCGCTCGACGAACTGCGCAACGACATCACGCGCGTGACGCCCGCGTCGTTCGAGCCGACGATCGACTACGTCGTCGTCAAGATGCCGCGATTCGCGTTCGAGAAGTTCCCCGGCGCCGCCCCCGTGCTCGGCATGCAGATGAAGTCCGTCGGCGAGGCGATGGCGATCGGGCGAACGTTCAAGGAAGCGCTCGGCAAGGCCGTGCGGTCCCTCGAGCTGGGCCGCTACGGCTTCGGCCCCGGCACCGAATCGCTCGACGAGCTGCGGCGCCGCGTCGCCGAACTCGGCCCCGACCGCATCTACTATACGGCGCGCGCGTTCCAGGCCGGCATGTCCGTCGAGGAAGCACACCAGCTCTCGCACATCGACCCGTGGTTTCTGCACCACCTGCGCGAGGTCGCGCTCGCCGAGGTCGACGTCGCGCGTGCCGGCTCTCTGGCCGCGATCCGGCCGCGACTGCGCGAACTCAAGCGCATGGGCATGAGCGACCGCCACATCGCGGCGCTCGCCGGCGACGCGACCGAGGACGACGTGCGCGCCGCGCGACTCGCCGACGGCGTCCGCCCGGTGTACAAGCGCGTCGATACGTGCGCCGCCGAGTTCGAGGCCCACACGCCGTACCTGTACTCGACCTACGAAGACGAGTGCGAGGCACAGCCGACCGACCGAAGCAAGGTCATCGTGCTCGGTGGCGGTCCCAACCGGATCGGCCAGGGCATCGAGTTTGACTATTGCTGCGTACATGCCGTGATGGCGTTGGCCGACGAAGGCTACGAAACCATCATGGTCAACTGCAATCCCGAGACCGTGTCGACCGACTACGACACGTCCGATCGGTTGTACTTCGAACCGCTCACCCTTGAAGACGTGCTCGCAATCGTCGACACCGAGCGGCCCACCGGCGTCATCGTACAGTTCGGCGGCCAGACTCCGCTGAAGCTCGCGGTGCCGCTGGCCCGCGCCGGCGTGCCGCTGCTGGGCACCTCGGCCGACGCCATCGACCGCGCGGAGGACCGCCAGCGCTTCGGTGACATGCTGCGCGCCCTCGGGCTCAAGGCGCCCGCGTGGGGCACCGCCACGACCGTCGACGAAGCCCGCCGCGTCGCGCGCGACATCGGCT
Coding sequences:
- a CDS encoding carbamoyl-phosphate synthase large subunit translates to MPKREDLETILIVGSGPIVIGQACEFDYSGTQACKALREEGYRVVLINSNPATIMTDPEFADATYIEPLTVDVLDQVIAAEKPDALLPTLGGQTALNLAVDAARAGVLARHGVELIGASVEAIEKAEDREQFKRAMEAIGIKVARSVYVHSLDEARAHVDDIGFPAILRPSFTMGGAGAAIAYDPSEFDELVEWGLDQSPRREILLEQSVLGWKEYELEVMRDRNDNVVIICSIENFDPMGIHTGDSITVAPAMTLTDKEYQRMRDAALAIIREIGVDTGGSNIQFAVDPRTGEQIVIEMNPRVSRSSALASKATGFPIAKLAAKLAVGYSLDELRNDITRVTPASFEPTIDYVVVKMPRFAFEKFPGAAPVLGMQMKSVGEAMAIGRTFKEALGKAVRSLELGRYGFGPGTESLDELRRRVAELGPDRIYYTARAFQAGMSVEEAHQLSHIDPWFLHHLREVALAEVDVARAGSLAAIRPRLRELKRMGMSDRHIAALAGDATEDDVRAARLADGVRPVYKRVDTCAAEFEAHTPYLYSTYEDECEAQPTDRSKVIVLGGGPNRIGQGIEFDYCCVHAVMALADEGYETIMVNCNPETVSTDYDTSDRLYFEPLTLEDVLAIVDTERPTGVIVQFGGQTPLKLAVPLARAGVPLLGTSADAIDRAEDRQRFGDMLRALGLKAPAWGTATTVDEARRVARDIGYPVMVRPSYVLGGRAMERVYDDRGLDSYFARALAEIPDVQDAPILIDQFLADAVELDVDLVADRTGAAMIGGVMEHIEETGIHSGDSACALPPYSLGPDVVAELGRQARAMAAELGVVGLMNVQFAVQGDDIYVIEVNPRASRTVPFVSKATGVPLAKIATKVMVGRTLAELGVAEVAALDHVSVKESVFPFVKFGGVDTLLGPEMRSTGEVMGIDRTFAMAFAKAQIAAGNALPDRGTAFLSLKDADKPAGVDIARRLAALGFELVATRGTARHLREHGIEVRAINKVLEGSPHCVDAMENGEIDLVVNTTEGEQAVVDSRSLRRAALVNKLAYFTTIRAARAGVEAIAVQRSPGLGVAPLQRYHSLS